The nucleotide sequence TATGATTTTATTGTAAGTGAACTGAATGAAGTAATACCTTCGCTTAGTGAAGTTCAGGGCGGCACATCGTATGGACGGATGAATAAATGGGCTGCCAAAGCACTTTTGGCAAATGTATATCTGAATGCGGAAGTATATGTAGGTGAACCCCATTGGGCTGATTGTATTATTCAATGTAATGATATTATAAACAGTACCAAGTGCGATCTTTCTGCTAATTACAGTGATCCATTCCGGACAGTGGGAGTGGAGACTTCGAAAGAAATTATATTTACGATTCCATTTGATGAAAAATTAGCTGGAGGAAATAGTATTCACATGTTTTCATGGCATGGTGAACTTAAAAAGAAATATGAAACTGAAGCGACTCCTTGGGGAAGTGGTTCGGCTATGGGAGTCACTCAATTTATAGACACCTATGATACGGAAGACTCACGTCTTGCAGATACATGGCTAATGGGGCCCCAATATGCAGCTAATGGAACATTGTTGTTAGGAACTTATGATATGAAAGGAGAGCCTCTGAATTTTACAAAGGATATACCAAGTGGCAACTATACGAAGGAGGCTGAAGGCTACCGAATGAATAAATACGAGATTGTAAAAGGGGCTCAGGGTTCATCTAGTACTGATGTTCCATTGTTCCGCTACTCTGAGGTGTTACTAATGAAAGCGGAATGCCTTTTGAGGACTGGTGCCCCTGGCGCCGGAGAGTTGGTTACGCAAGTGAGAAGGCGGGCGTTTAAGGATAATCCAGACAAAGCCGTTGTTACTGATGCGCAGCTGTTGGAAAACAGTTCATACCAATACGGATATGTGGAGGACTATAAGATTGTTGATAAAGGAAACACTGATCCAATTTTGTATGGCAGGATGTTGGACGAGCTAGGTTGGGAGTTTGCTTGGGAAATGCACAGACGAAGAGATATGATTCGTTTTGGTGTATATACGAAAAAAAGTTGGTTGTCTCATAAACCACAGGGAGAGTATCGTAAACTATTCCCGATTCCTGAAAGTGTAATTACGTCAAATCCAATGCTGACACAGAATCCTGATTATTCCAATTGATTCTTTGTTAATCCATTTTGGCAGAAGGGGTAAAAACTTGCTCCTTCTGCT is from uncultured Macellibacteroides sp. and encodes:
- a CDS encoding RagB/SusD family nutrient uptake outer membrane protein, with the translated sequence MKTYIKLFIALLFASTTISCSDNLDENVYSSVTEQSYKYTSADFDPAVSSVYSYLRSLISHGGYWQAQEVTADGIVMPPNASGWDDGGIYRRMHYHTWNSEQAHISSMWSAFYRGVILSNQVIEQIETDKIPALSANDKTAGLAELRAARAFYYWLICDNFGDAPLVTATGTDLPEKSTRKQIYDFIVSELNEVIPSLSEVQGGTSYGRMNKWAAKALLANVYLNAEVYVGEPHWADCIIQCNDIINSTKCDLSANYSDPFRTVGVETSKEIIFTIPFDEKLAGGNSIHMFSWHGELKKKYETEATPWGSGSAMGVTQFIDTYDTEDSRLADTWLMGPQYAANGTLLLGTYDMKGEPLNFTKDIPSGNYTKEAEGYRMNKYEIVKGAQGSSSTDVPLFRYSEVLLMKAECLLRTGAPGAGELVTQVRRRAFKDNPDKAVVTDAQLLENSSYQYGYVEDYKIVDKGNTDPILYGRMLDELGWEFAWEMHRRRDMIRFGVYTKKSWLSHKPQGEYRKLFPIPESVITSNPMLTQNPDYSN